Within the Pseudomonas fulva genome, the region GTAGCTCAGAGATAAGTGGCGAAATCGAGCAGCTCGCGATCGATAGCACATTTGGTCGCCAGATCCTGCCTGATGATGTTTTCCGCATCAGTTGGCTGTCGCTGTTCCGCTTTGACAGCGACACACAAGAAATCCAGCACCAAACCGACAGTGAGGGCGTCGCCTCCTGGTCGACCGTGTTCCGTGAGGTTTCCGATGAGTCATGACAGCCGCGAGCAGTCGATTGCAGATGGCCAACCGATCCGCCTTTATCGGTTCAAGCGCGGCGTCATCGTCTGGCTGTACACCAGCGGCGATCGAGACATCTACCTCGGCCCAGAGGTTTACCGCACGCTTCGTGGCGGCATCACGGACGACGGTATCCGCCGTACAGGCGAAATCACTGCCGATCGAATGAAAGTCTCGGCGCCGGCCGACCTTGAGGTCGCTGCGCTTTACCGTGGCGTGCCGCCCAGCAAAGAGATCGAGCTGGTCATCTATGACTACCACTACGGTGAGAGCACCGCGCAAGTTGCCTGGAGTGGATCGATCGAGACAGTTCGCTGGCCGCAGCTCGATCGCTGTGAAATCAGCGCGCAGACATTGATGGCCACCATCGATGTGCCTGGCTTGCGCTTGACGTGGGAACGCAATTGCGGCGCAGCGCTGTTTGATCGCAAGTGCGGTATCAACCGTGATCTCTGGCGCGTGGATATGGTGATCCAGTCCATGACCGGCGCCGCCGTGAGTAGTGGGGGCGCAGAGGCATTTCCTAACGGTTGGTTCGACGGCGGCTTCATCGAATGGCCTATCGGCTCGGGAGAGTTCGAGCGACGTTCCATTGAACGACAGACAGGCAGCGTGATGCGCATGATGGGAGGAACCGCAGGAATTCCGCTTGGTTCGGTACGCGTCTACCCAGGTTGCAACCGCACCGTGGCCATGTGCGTGGCCAAGTTCAACAACCTGCTCAATTTCAGGGGCGATCCGAACCTGATGGGCACCAATCCTTTCAACGGCAACCCGGTGTTCTGAAATGGTAGTCCCATGGCCGCAAATCATCATGCTGGTAGCCTCGTTCGCCATCAGCTACCTAAACCGCCCGAAAGCGACGACGCCCAAACCTGCCGCTTTCGAGGACTTCGACTTTCCGGTCGCCGAAGTCGGTACCGCGCAGTACGTCATCTTTGGCGATGTGTGGATCGCTGACTGGATGGTGCTGACCTACGGAAACTTCCGCACCACCAAGATCAAGTCCAAGGGAGGCAAGAAGTCGATCGGCGGATGGACGCCTGGCCTCACACCAGGAACAACCAACCCGATCGAGGCGAAATGGCGCGCCCCTTGGG harbors:
- a CDS encoding phage BR0599 family protein, translated to MSHDSREQSIADGQPIRLYRFKRGVIVWLYTSGDRDIYLGPEVYRTLRGGITDDGIRRTGEITADRMKVSAPADLEVAALYRGVPPSKEIELVIYDYHYGESTAQVAWSGSIETVRWPQLDRCEISAQTLMATIDVPGLRLTWERNCGAALFDRKCGINRDLWRVDMVIQSMTGAAVSSGGAEAFPNGWFDGGFIEWPIGSGEFERRSIERQTGSVMRMMGGTAGIPLGSVRVYPGCNRTVAMCVAKFNNLLNFRGDPNLMGTNPFNGNPVF